The Magnetospirillum sp. genome includes a region encoding these proteins:
- a CDS encoding ABC transporter substrate-binding protein gives MLKRTAKLAAAFCVAAAATAASAQAQTPVKFALDWALQGNHAVFTMALDKGHYAREGLAVSMDRGFGSGDTVTKVASGAYDIGYADLNTVIPFNANPANTDKITGVLLVMDQSLAAVILRKGAVANPKGLEGLKLAAPEADAGRMLFPAFARAQGIDLARINWQTVTPQLRETLLVQRQVDGVTGFISTSVFNIKMAGVQPSELMVYRYNDYGVDLLGSALIVSQSFAARNPETVRRFVRASIAGVRDALADPKGGMAQLKQRDPLFNEAIELERFEMVRDLTMLTDNVKRNGLSAVPAARLAASVATVAEAYNVAGRVKPEEVYTEAFLPPAPERRISP, from the coding sequence ATGCTGAAACGTACCGCTAAGCTTGCCGCCGCCTTCTGCGTCGCCGCCGCCGCAACGGCCGCCTCCGCGCAAGCGCAAACGCCCGTCAAATTCGCGCTCGATTGGGCGCTGCAGGGCAACCATGCCGTTTTCACGATGGCGCTCGACAAGGGCCATTACGCGCGCGAAGGCCTCGCCGTGTCGATGGATCGCGGCTTCGGCTCGGGCGATACGGTCACCAAGGTCGCGTCGGGGGCGTACGATATCGGCTATGCCGATCTCAACACGGTGATCCCGTTCAACGCCAACCCCGCCAACACGGACAAGATCACAGGCGTGCTGCTGGTCATGGACCAGTCGCTTGCCGCCGTGATCCTGCGCAAAGGCGCGGTCGCAAACCCCAAGGGGCTCGAAGGGCTGAAGCTCGCAGCGCCCGAGGCCGATGCGGGCCGCATGCTGTTCCCGGCTTTCGCGCGCGCCCAAGGCATCGATCTTGCGCGCATCAATTGGCAGACCGTGACGCCGCAGCTGCGCGAAACCTTGCTCGTCCAGCGCCAGGTCGACGGTGTCACCGGGTTCATCTCGACGAGCGTGTTCAACATCAAAATGGCGGGCGTGCAGCCTTCCGAATTGATGGTCTATCGCTACAACGACTACGGCGTGGATTTGCTGGGCTCGGCCTTGATCGTGAGCCAGTCGTTTGCCGCGCGCAATCCCGAGACGGTTCGCCGCTTCGTGCGCGCATCGATCGCGGGCGTGCGCGACGCGCTTGCCGATCCCAAGGGCGGCATGGCGCAGCTCAAGCAGCGCGATCCTTTGTTCAACGAAGCGATCGAACTCGAGCGTTTCGAGATGGTGCGCGACCTCACGATGCTGACCGACAACGTCAAGCGCAACGGCCTGTCGGCGGTTCCGGCCGCACGGTTGGCCGCATCGGTTGCGACCGTTGCC
- a CDS encoding SDR family NAD(P)-dependent oxidoreductase, whose protein sequence is MNKIDLGGKRAVVTGGARGIGLAIAERFLASGADVALWDRDPAAIDAAAKRLAAGKRVTGVAVDVADEATIAAAIAATVGALGGIDILVNNAGITGPNAPTWEYPVADWKRVIDVDLTGPFLCSRAAIPVMLEGGWGRIVNIASVAGKEGNPNAPAYSAAKAGLIALTKSMGKELAKSNVLVNCITPAVADTDILKQMSEAHVAYMLGKIPMGRFVQIGEIAAMAAWLASPECSFTTGGVFDITGGRSTY, encoded by the coding sequence ATGAACAAGATCGATCTCGGCGGCAAGCGGGCCGTCGTCACGGGCGGTGCGCGCGGCATCGGACTCGCCATCGCCGAGCGGTTTCTGGCTTCGGGTGCCGACGTCGCTCTCTGGGACCGCGATCCGGCCGCCATCGACGCGGCCGCCAAGCGCCTTGCCGCCGGCAAACGCGTGACGGGGGTGGCGGTCGATGTCGCCGACGAAGCCACCATCGCTGCCGCAATCGCCGCCACGGTGGGCGCACTGGGCGGCATCGACATCCTCGTCAACAATGCCGGCATCACCGGCCCCAACGCGCCGACTTGGGAATATCCGGTTGCGGACTGGAAGCGCGTGATCGACGTCGATCTCACGGGACCGTTTTTGTGCAGCCGTGCGGCCATCCCCGTCATGCTCGAAGGCGGCTGGGGGCGCATCGTCAACATCGCCTCGGTCGCGGGCAAAGAGGGCAATCCGAACGCGCCCGCCTATTCGGCCGCCAAGGCCGGCCTCATCGCGCTCACGAAGTCGATGGGCAAGGAGCTTGCGAAGTCGAACGTGCTCGTGAACTGCATCACGCCGGCCGTGGCCGACACCGACATCCTCAAGCAGATGAGCGAAGCGCACGTCGCCTACATGCTCGGCAAAATCCCGATGGGGCGCTTCGTTCAGATCGGCGAGATCGCGGCGATGGCGGCTTGGCTCGCCTCGCCCGAATGCTCCTTCACCACCGGCGGCGTGTTCGACATCACCGGCGGGCGCAGCACCTATTGA
- a CDS encoding alpha/beta hydrolase-fold protein, which translates to MACRSKISAFALAVLFAFAHAASASEVAVDRHYNSAALGRQANYSIVRPDKAQGTLPVVYLLHGRDSSAAEWLRLGQVAETLDRLVAERRIPPLMIVLPDTGNGWYVDGPAMAAETAIVRDLAADVERNFDVRRDREGRAIAGNSMGGFGAVRIALAYPERYIAAASMSGAFWTRIKPDTTIDETMSARLARVFSGAFGEPFDPKFFVARDPEQTARRLAADAPRPALYLTASRGDRFRLAEEQDVIELRLKAAGLAVTSAVTEGDHDWGTWAAAFPDVLEFLAAKLKSQ; encoded by the coding sequence TTGGCTTGCCGTTCGAAGATTAGCGCTTTTGCGCTGGCCGTTTTGTTTGCGTTTGCACACGCCGCGAGCGCAAGCGAGGTCGCGGTCGATCGGCACTACAACAGTGCGGCGCTCGGGCGGCAGGCGAACTATTCGATCGTGCGGCCCGACAAGGCCCAAGGAACGCTTCCGGTCGTCTATCTTTTGCACGGGCGCGACAGTTCGGCCGCCGAATGGCTGCGGCTGGGCCAAGTCGCCGAAACGCTCGACCGGCTCGTGGCCGAGCGGCGCATTCCGCCCCTGATGATCGTGCTGCCCGATACCGGCAATGGCTGGTACGTGGACGGACCCGCAATGGCGGCCGAAACGGCGATCGTGCGCGATCTTGCGGCCGACGTGGAACGGAATTTCGACGTGCGCCGCGATCGCGAGGGCCGTGCCATCGCCGGTAATTCGATGGGCGGTTTCGGCGCGGTGCGCATCGCCCTTGCCTATCCCGAGCGCTACATTGCCGCCGCCTCGATGAGCGGGGCGTTCTGGACCCGCATCAAGCCCGACACCACGATCGACGAAACGATGTCAGCGCGCCTCGCGCGCGTGTTCTCGGGTGCTTTCGGCGAACCCTTCGATCCCAAATTTTTCGTCGCGCGCGATCCCGAGCAGACTGCTCGCCGTCTTGCGGCCGATGCGCCGCGCCCGGCACTCTATCTGACCGCAAGCCGCGGCGACCGGTTTCGCCTTGCTGAAGAGCAGGACGTGATCGAATTGCGCCTCAAGGCCGCCGGACTTGCGGTGACGAGTGCCGTCACCGAAGGCGACCACGATTGGGGCACGTGGGCGGCCGCCTTTCCGGACGTGCTCGAATTTCTCGCCGCCAAGCTCAAGTCTCAATAG
- a CDS encoding 4-hydroxybenzoate 3-monooxygenase, with protein MTATLRTQVGIVGAGPSGLLLSHLLHLSGIESVVLEDRTRSYVEERIRAGVIEHGAAALLEDAGVGARLRREGLRHTGVNLHFHGVNHRIDLADLTDGKAVTVYGQHEVVKDLIAARLAAGGDVRFDVKDVAIHDFKATAPELHFVEQGQSKKLVCDFVAGCDGFHGIARPTVPAGELRFFDRQYPFGWLGILAKAPPACEELVYARHADGFALLSMRSPEISRLYLQCEPDDAIANWPDARIWAELKRRLGGLATEGPMLQKGITAMRSFVTEPMQSGRLFLAGDAAHIVPPTGAKGMNLAIGDVRLLARALEAQIKRGDGTKLDAYSTTALRRIWKAQRFSWWMTSLLHKFGDETPFDERRQFADLEYLVSSRAALASLAENYVGLPFED; from the coding sequence ATGACCGCGACGTTGCGCACGCAGGTCGGCATCGTGGGGGCGGGGCCCTCGGGGCTTCTGCTGTCGCATCTGCTGCATCTTTCAGGGATCGAGTCGGTCGTGCTCGAAGACCGCACGCGCAGCTATGTCGAAGAGCGCATCCGTGCGGGCGTCATCGAACACGGGGCTGCCGCCTTGCTCGAAGATGCGGGTGTGGGCGCGCGCCTGCGCCGCGAGGGTCTGCGCCATACGGGCGTCAATCTGCATTTCCACGGGGTGAACCATCGCATCGATTTGGCCGATCTTACCGACGGCAAGGCCGTCACTGTCTACGGCCAGCATGAGGTTGTGAAGGATCTGATTGCGGCGCGCCTTGCGGCGGGCGGCGATGTGCGCTTCGACGTCAAGGATGTCGCCATCCACGATTTCAAGGCTACTGCACCCGAACTGCATTTCGTCGAGCAGGGGCAGAGCAAAAAACTCGTGTGCGATTTTGTTGCTGGCTGCGACGGGTTCCACGGCATTGCGCGCCCGACGGTGCCTGCAGGCGAGTTGCGTTTTTTTGACCGTCAATATCCGTTCGGCTGGCTCGGCATTCTCGCCAAGGCGCCACCGGCGTGCGAAGAGCTCGTCTATGCCCGCCATGCCGACGGGTTTGCGCTGCTCTCGATGCGCTCGCCCGAAATCAGCCGCCTCTATCTTCAGTGCGAGCCGGACGACGCCATCGCCAACTGGCCCGACGCGCGCATCTGGGCCGAGCTCAAGCGCCGCCTGGGCGGGCTTGCGACCGAGGGACCGATGCTGCAGAAGGGCATCACGGCGATGCGCAGCTTCGTGACCGAGCCGATGCAGAGCGGGCGGCTGTTTCTGGCGGGCGATGCCGCGCACATCGTGCCGCCGACGGGTGCCAAGGGCATGAACCTCGCGATCGGCGACGTGCGGCTGCTCGCCCGCGCCCTCGAAGCCCAGATCAAACGCGGCGACGGCACGAAGCTCGACGCCTATTCGACCACGGCGCTGCGCCGCATTTGGAAGGCGCAGCGTTTTTCGTGGTGGATGACGTCGCTCCTGCACAAATTCGGCGACGAAACGCCGTTCGACGAGCGTCGGCAGTTTGCGGATCTCGAATATCTGGTATCTTCGCGTGCCGCACTGGCGAGTTTGGCGGAGAACTATGTTGGCTTGCCGTTCGAAGATTAG
- a CDS encoding mandelate racemase/muconate lactonizing enzyme family protein yields the protein MRIRQLRAFMTRDKDRPRVLVAIDTDEGITGWGECYNHGPDRALIPLLDYLAIFLAGQDPRRIEYLILYLLQQSRFPPGALGLAAISAIDHCLWDISAKALGVPVYRLLGGEVRNRVQVYAGVYTAPDPLIARDTFDALSGEWGITAFKLSPYRGDLHRRRWGDVVRESAAYFAALRETVRADYEIAFDAHAKLFEPVQAMQLGNALAPYDPLFFEEPIRPENFEAWGALKARLDCPLATGECLYSRFEFLRLLQVRGADIIQPDICVVGGLLEMRKIAAIAEAHYVTVAPHNPMGPLATAVNVHFSAAQPNFKILEYRLPHGANYDDKNPDQLGAPYVRDPYLPKDGHLELRPDRPGWGVEIDEEVLKRDGYIHWQRKVPTKPDGSSGYV from the coding sequence ATGCGAATTCGCCAGCTGCGGGCATTCATGACGCGCGACAAAGACCGTCCGCGCGTGCTCGTCGCCATCGACACCGACGAGGGAATTACGGGCTGGGGCGAGTGCTACAATCACGGGCCCGACCGCGCCCTGATCCCGCTGCTCGACTATCTGGCGATCTTTCTGGCGGGCCAGGATCCGCGCCGCATCGAATATCTGATCCTTTATCTGCTGCAGCAGAGCCGCTTCCCGCCCGGCGCTTTGGGCCTCGCCGCGATCTCGGCGATCGACCATTGCCTGTGGGACATTTCGGCAAAAGCGCTCGGCGTGCCTGTCTATCGGCTGCTCGGCGGCGAGGTACGCAACCGCGTCCAGGTTTATGCCGGCGTCTACACCGCCCCCGATCCGCTGATCGCGCGCGATACGTTCGACGCGCTTTCGGGCGAGTGGGGCATCACGGCTTTCAAACTCAGCCCCTATCGCGGCGACCTCCATCGCCGGCGCTGGGGTGACGTGGTCCGCGAGAGCGCCGCCTATTTCGCGGCCCTGCGCGAAACCGTGCGCGCCGACTACGAAATCGCGTTCGACGCGCACGCCAAACTCTTCGAGCCCGTGCAGGCCATGCAGCTCGGCAACGCGCTTGCCCCTTACGATCCGCTGTTCTTCGAAGAGCCGATCCGGCCCGAAAACTTCGAAGCCTGGGGAGCGCTCAAAGCGCGGCTCGACTGCCCGCTTGCGACCGGCGAATGCCTCTATAGCCGCTTCGAATTCCTGCGCTTGCTGCAGGTGCGCGGTGCAGACATCATCCAGCCCGACATTTGCGTGGTTGGCGGCCTGCTCGAAATGCGCAAGATCGCCGCAATCGCCGAAGCGCACTACGTGACCGTGGCGCCGCACAACCCGATGGGTCCACTTGCCACGGCCGTGAACGTGCATTTCAGCGCTGCCCAGCCCAACTTCAAGATCCTCGAATATCGCCTGCCGCACGGTGCCAATTACGACGACAAAAACCCCGACCAGCTCGGCGCACCCTACGTGCGCGATCCGTATTTGCCCAAGGACGGGCATCTCGAATTGCGGCCCGACCGGCCGGGCTGGGGTGTCGAGATCGACGAAGAGGTGCTGAAGCGCGACGGCTACATACACTGGCAGCGCAAAGTCCCGACCAAGCCCGACGGCAGCAGCGGCTACGTATAG
- a CDS encoding alpha/beta fold hydrolase, with amino-acid sequence MPIAELNGQKIFYDITGPHTAPVVAFSNSLGATVEMWDGVVRALAPHYRCLRYDARGHGRSAHQAGPAALRDYTDDLVQLLDRLDIGQAHIVGLSMGGIVAQDFASRFPARTGHLALLATASALPPADAWLARAKIVREKGLGAIVDAVLQRWFSPAADPAMVVLNRNRILAIDAHGYAAACEAIAHADLGAQLARIKAPTLVVAATLDPVTTVEMGQTLAGGIAGANFAAVADAAHLFAIERADATAALLLDFLPPSQVHADAAFAAGLANRKAVLGVDHVQRSLDKAGSFGQPWQDFITRIAWGEMWGDATLPLKTRSLVTLAMMIALGREAEFKLHLRPALKNGVTPAELRALLMHASVYAGVPAVNGAFAAVREELGDLE; translated from the coding sequence ATGCCGATTGCGGAACTGAACGGTCAGAAGATCTTCTACGATATCACGGGCCCGCACACGGCCCCGGTCGTCGCGTTTTCGAACTCGCTTGGAGCGACCGTCGAGATGTGGGACGGCGTGGTGCGCGCCCTCGCCCCCCATTATCGCTGCCTGCGCTACGATGCGCGCGGCCACGGGCGCTCGGCGCACCAAGCGGGCCCTGCCGCTTTGCGCGACTATACCGACGATCTTGTTCAGCTTCTGGACCGGCTCGATATCGGACAGGCGCATATCGTCGGTCTGTCGATGGGCGGCATCGTCGCGCAGGATTTTGCGAGCCGCTTTCCCGCGCGCACCGGCCATCTTGCACTCCTTGCCACCGCCTCGGCGTTGCCGCCAGCCGACGCGTGGCTTGCGCGCGCCAAGATCGTGCGCGAGAAAGGGCTCGGCGCCATCGTCGATGCCGTGCTTCAGCGCTGGTTCAGCCCTGCCGCCGACCCGGCGATGGTCGTCCTCAACCGCAATCGTATCCTTGCCATCGACGCGCACGGCTATGCGGCCGCGTGCGAGGCGATCGCACACGCCGATCTCGGCGCGCAATTGGCCCGCATCAAAGCACCGACCTTGGTAGTGGCGGCAACGCTCGATCCCGTCACCACCGTCGAGATGGGCCAGACCCTTGCCGGTGGGATTGCGGGTGCCAATTTTGCGGCCGTCGCTGATGCCGCCCATCTGTTTGCGATCGAACGTGCCGACGCGACCGCCGCCTTGCTGCTCGATTTTCTGCCGCCGTCGCAGGTGCACGCCGATGCGGCCTTCGCCGCCGGCCTTGCCAACCGCAAAGCCGTGCTCGGCGTCGACCACGTGCAGCGCTCGCTCGACAAGGCTGGATCCTTCGGTCAGCCGTGGCAGGATTTCATCACGCGTATCGCGTGGGGCGAGATGTGGGGCGATGCGACGCTGCCGTTGAAAACGCGCTCGCTCGTCACGCTTGCGATGATGATCGCACTCGGCCGCGAGGCCGAATTCAAGCTTCATCTGCGCCCGGCCCTCAAGAACGGCGTCACACCCGCCGAGTTGCGCGCACTCTTGATGCATGCTTCTGTCTATGCGGGCGTGCCGGCGGTCAACGGCGCATTCGCGGCCGTGCGCGAAGAATTAGGCGATCTCGAATGA
- a CDS encoding c-type cytochrome yields the protein MKPLLSALFGLALGAASLPAAVAAQTPPAPAAAAPAAGRVLVATCTGCHGQNGKSAGAIPTLAGQSEAQIRQAMLDYKNDRRAGTMMNRHAKGFSDDEIGAIAREIATNWR from the coding sequence ATGAAACCGCTTCTTTCCGCGCTGTTCGGTCTGGCTCTCGGTGCGGCAAGCCTGCCCGCCGCGGTTGCCGCCCAAACGCCGCCCGCCCCCGCTGCTGCCGCCCCCGCTGCAGGCCGCGTGCTCGTCGCCACCTGCACCGGCTGTCACGGCCAGAACGGCAAGAGTGCGGGGGCAATTCCGACCCTCGCCGGACAGAGCGAAGCGCAGATCCGCCAGGCGATGCTCGACTACAAAAACGACCGCCGCGCGGGCACGATGATGAACCGCCACGCCAAAGGCTTCAGCGACGATGAGATCGGCGCCATCGCGCGCGAAATCGCGACGAATTGGCGCTAA
- a CDS encoding ribonuclease activity regulator RraA, whose amino-acid sequence MAPKLSDATRAKLMQVSVATLCTALFKRGLRNQFIQDVRPLNGNLPNMVGEAYTLRYIPAREDLNPITVFLDRKHPQRVAIEECPKGAVLVMDSRKDARAASAGGILVTRLMVRGVAGIVTDGGFRDSPEIAALPFPAYHHRPSAPANLTLHQAVESNVPIGCGDVPVWPGDVLVGDREGVVVIPAEIADEVATEAVEMTAFEDFVVEKVQEGRSIAGLYPPTDEKSKIDFEAWRKAKGR is encoded by the coding sequence ATGGCGCCGAAACTATCGGATGCGACGCGGGCAAAGCTGATGCAGGTCAGCGTCGCCACCTTGTGCACGGCGTTGTTCAAGCGGGGCTTGCGCAACCAGTTCATCCAGGACGTGCGGCCCTTGAACGGGAACCTGCCGAACATGGTCGGCGAGGCCTATACGCTGCGCTACATCCCGGCGCGCGAAGATCTAAACCCGATCACGGTGTTTCTCGACCGCAAGCATCCGCAGCGCGTTGCGATCGAAGAATGCCCGAAGGGGGCCGTGTTGGTGATGGACAGCCGCAAGGATGCGCGCGCTGCGTCCGCCGGCGGCATCCTCGTCACGCGCCTTATGGTGCGCGGCGTAGCGGGCATCGTGACCGACGGCGGCTTTCGCGATTCGCCCGAGATTGCGGCTCTGCCGTTTCCGGCCTACCACCATCGCCCGTCGGCACCCGCCAATCTCACGCTCCACCAGGCGGTCGAAAGCAACGTTCCGATCGGCTGCGGCGACGTGCCGGTTTGGCCCGGTGACGTCCTGGTCGGCGACCGCGAGGGCGTGGTTGTGATCCCGGCGGAGATTGCCGATGAAGTCGCGACCGAAGCCGTCGAGATGACGGCGTTCGAGGACTTCGTCGTCGAGAAAGTGCAGGAGGGTCGCTCGATCGCGGGCCTCTATCCGCCGACCGACGAAAAATCGAAAATCGATTTCGAGGCATGGCGCAAAGCCAAGGGCCGCTAG
- a CDS encoding adenylosuccinate lyase family protein encodes MSFSPLDSEIFGPLFAPPGLAAVFADEALIAAMLRSEAALARVQARAGLAPAGLADSIEAVSPASFDKQALAAGTVLAGVPTIAFVKALQKLLPAEFGADLHKGATSQDILDTALALQMAVAFDLLAADLADMLRALASLARRHAHTPCIARSYGQHAAPVSFGFKAAVWLAGIADAASALAARRDAACLAQLGGPVGTLASLGVKGPAVLADYARELGLGAPPIAWHTRRAGIVAAGQWLATLAGTLAKMAGDIVALSSTEIGEVSEPHVEGRGGSTAMPHKRNPIAATAILANAQAAGGLAAGLSGSLVAAHERPAGAWHAEWHAVASLFGCAGGAVAHARFLAEGLHVDAAAMLRNLGATRGLVFADAAASLLAPKLGRAAAHALVERAADTVRDSGRDLHSVLAGADTGLDAKALGVAFDPAAAVTAAAAWVEPVAARADALAARLVARA; translated from the coding sequence ATGAGTTTTTCGCCTCTCGATTCCGAAATCTTTGGCCCTTTGTTCGCCCCTCCCGGCTTGGCGGCGGTGTTCGCCGACGAGGCGTTGATCGCCGCAATGCTGCGCAGCGAGGCAGCACTCGCACGCGTTCAGGCGCGCGCGGGCCTCGCACCTGCAGGCCTTGCCGACTCGATCGAGGCCGTCTCGCCCGCTTCGTTCGACAAGCAGGCGCTGGCGGCCGGAACGGTGCTTGCCGGCGTGCCGACGATCGCGTTCGTGAAGGCGCTGCAGAAGCTGCTGCCGGCCGAATTCGGCGCCGATCTGCACAAAGGGGCGACGTCGCAGGACATTCTCGACACCGCACTGGCGCTGCAGATGGCCGTCGCGTTCGATCTCTTGGCGGCCGACCTTGCCGACATGCTGCGCGCCCTTGCAAGCCTCGCGCGGCGCCACGCGCACACGCCGTGTATTGCGCGCAGCTACGGCCAACACGCCGCACCCGTTTCGTTCGGCTTCAAGGCGGCCGTGTGGCTTGCCGGCATCGCCGATGCGGCAAGCGCGCTCGCGGCAAGGCGCGACGCTGCGTGCCTGGCGCAACTGGGCGGACCGGTCGGCACGCTCGCCTCGCTTGGCGTGAAAGGCCCCGCCGTGCTGGCCGACTATGCGCGCGAGCTCGGTCTTGGTGCGCCGCCCATCGCTTGGCACACGCGCCGTGCGGGCATCGTCGCGGCCGGGCAATGGCTTGCGACACTTGCCGGCACGCTTGCCAAGATGGCGGGCGATATCGTGGCGCTGTCTTCGACCGAAATCGGCGAGGTGAGCGAGCCGCATGTCGAAGGGCGCGGCGGTTCCACCGCCATGCCGCACAAGCGCAATCCGATCGCGGCTACGGCGATCCTCGCCAACGCGCAAGCGGCAGGCGGGCTTGCGGCAGGTTTGAGCGGCAGTCTCGTTGCGGCCCACGAGCGCCCGGCTGGGGCGTGGCACGCCGAATGGCATGCAGTCGCGTCGCTGTTCGGCTGTGCGGGTGGTGCGGTCGCACATGCACGTTTTCTGGCCGAAGGGCTGCATGTCGATGCAGCGGCGATGCTGCGCAATCTCGGCGCCACGCGCGGCCTTGTGTTTGCGGATGCTGCGGCTTCGCTGCTCGCCCCCAAGCTCGGCCGCGCTGCGGCGCATGCGCTGGTCGAACGTGCCGCCGATACGGTGCGCGACAGCGGGCGCGATCTGCATTCGGTGCTTGCCGGGGCCGACACGGGCCTCGACGCGAAAGCGCTTGGCGTTGCGTTCGACCCTGCTGCGGCTGTGACGGCCGCCGCCGCTTGGGTCGAGCCGGTGGCGGCACGTGCGGATGCGCTTGCAGCGCGCCTCGTCGCCCGCGCATAG
- a CDS encoding FCSD flavin-binding domain-containing protein, producing the protein MAQFKLSRRAFGASLLASSALSACAIRTEPAPKARVVVVGGGFGGATAAKFLRLEDPGIAVTLVEPKSEFQTCPFSNYVLSGFKTMADITHNYSALTGTHGVRHIRETAVAIDAAAKTVRTSGGQTLAYDKLVLSPGIEIRYGALEGYDAAAAERMPHAWAAGAQTVLLRRQLEAMPDGGTVVLSIPANPFRCPPGPYERIAMIAHYLKTTKPRSKILALDAKDAFSKQGLFQDGWQSQYGAMIEWVPLGKDGKVVRVDPAALTLTSEFGEVHKASVANVIPPQSAGRIAVASGLAATEGALAGWCPVDPFTFESTRAKDIHVIGDAAIAGAMPKSGFAASSQAKFVAQAIGAQVNGRPVPTAVFANTCYSLITPDYGISVADVYRPTAQGIVAVQGAGGVSPRTPADAANFRAQEAHYAEGWYASTTKETWGS; encoded by the coding sequence ATGGCTCAATTCAAACTCTCGCGGCGCGCGTTCGGCGCCTCGCTCCTCGCATCGAGTGCCTTGTCGGCCTGCGCCATCCGCACCGAGCCTGCACCCAAGGCCCGCGTGGTGGTCGTGGGCGGCGGCTTCGGCGGGGCAACCGCCGCCAAGTTCCTGCGCCTGGAGGATCCGGGCATTGCGGTCACACTCGTCGAACCCAAATCCGAATTCCAGACCTGCCCGTTTTCGAACTACGTGCTGTCCGGCTTCAAGACGATGGCCGATATCACGCACAATTATTCGGCCCTCACAGGTACGCATGGCGTGCGCCATATCCGCGAGACGGCCGTGGCGATCGATGCGGCTGCCAAAACCGTGCGCACAAGCGGCGGCCAGACGCTTGCCTACGACAAGCTCGTGCTGTCGCCCGGCATCGAGATCCGCTACGGCGCCCTCGAGGGCTACGATGCAGCCGCTGCCGAGCGCATGCCGCACGCGTGGGCCGCAGGGGCACAGACGGTGCTGCTGCGCCGCCAACTCGAAGCCATGCCGGATGGCGGGACGGTCGTGCTGTCGATCCCGGCCAACCCGTTCCGCTGCCCGCCGGGCCCGTACGAACGCATCGCGATGATCGCGCACTATCTCAAAACGACGAAACCGCGCTCGAAGATTCTCGCCCTCGACGCCAAGGACGCGTTCTCCAAGCAGGGGCTGTTCCAGGACGGCTGGCAGAGCCAATACGGCGCTATGATCGAGTGGGTGCCGCTCGGCAAAGATGGTAAAGTCGTGCGCGTCGATCCGGCAGCGCTCACGCTGACGTCCGAGTTCGGCGAAGTGCACAAAGCCTCGGTCGCCAACGTGATCCCGCCGCAATCGGCGGGCCGCATTGCGGTCGCAAGCGGCCTTGCAGCGACCGAGGGTGCGCTTGCCGGCTGGTGCCCGGTCGATCCGTTCACGTTCGAATCGACGCGCGCCAAAGACATCCACGTGATCGGCGACGCGGCGATCGCGGGGGCTATGCCAAAATCGGGTTTCGCAGCCTCGAGCCAGGCAAAGTTCGTCGCACAAGCCATCGGCGCGCAGGTGAACGGCCGCCCGGTGCCGACGGCCGTGTTCGCGAATACGTGCTACTCGCTGATCACGCCCGATTATGGCATCTCGGTCGCAGACGTGTATCGCCCGACCGCCCAAGGCATTGTAGCCGTCCAAGGTGCGGGCGGCGTGAGCCCGCGCACGCCGGCAGACGCAGCCAATTTCCGCGCTCAGGAAGCGCACTATGCGGAAGGCTGGTACGCCTCGACGACGAAGGAAACCTGGGGCAGCTGA